In Plectropomus leopardus isolate mb chromosome 21, YSFRI_Pleo_2.0, whole genome shotgun sequence, the DNA window tttgagaggaggagacctctgtggataattagGCACATGGTAAAagcctcctgaacaatgaacactgaaaggAATCCTAACTGGGAGTTAGCGTGTGGCACACGGGAGAAGGTTTAATTTGCAATCCttactgctagatgccactaaattctatgactcctacacactgttcctttaaggttaCATTTTGAGCAGCTCTGTCACATAATATCGTGACCTTTACAGACTCATTTCAAGCCTTGAGGCAACTTTACATCTGAATACATGTGAGTGACAGAAATCCTCCTCACCTTGACCTCTCACTTGTGATTCATCAGGGTCACCTCTCTGCACATGCAGCGGTGGCAGATGCTTTACAAACAGTCATTCACAAGAACCCTGCAGTATATTTCAAGCTCTCATTACTTCCTGAAAAAAGTTTGATATTGTGGTTTTTGCCATCACTGATTTCAAATATTATGTATCCAGCTGCAACACTAAAGCTCTATTGAGCTATTTCAgtatcaagctttttttttttttttaactttaaaagagTGATTGTAGGCACAGTGAGCGATGgtttgcatttaaaatctttggAGCTGATAATAATTAAGAAAGTTTCAAAAGCGTAGTTTCCAGTGATGCGTCAGTCTGCTCAAGAATACCCCAAGGTTTTTGCAATAGCTTATTGTGCTCTGCCTTTTCCCTTGCAATCAAGCTGATTGATGAAAGGCTCATCAAAAAACGCCCACCACAGTTCCGGGTCACTGTCTGACAGACCTACTTGAGATGGTGGGTCTCCCCGTGTTCACTAATTTAAAGTTGTGCGTGTGTCATTGACTTCGTGATGGACTGCTCTGCTGCGTGACAGACGTCAGGAAAACTCCAAAGCCAAacctttctctttctcaaaGAGGACGAGGGGGTTTAAAGAgtgggaggaggggaggagaggggagggctGATACATCTTATGGTCTGGGATCACTGTGTGTGACTGACGTTCTTGATTCATCATCCAACCACCACAGGATGCAGCATGGATATAAAAGCTGGAGCACACCTGCTCACTATAACGACTTCAGACCTCCACCAACTGACCTCAGCCTGTTACCAAAGTTCAGGGTAAGAAGCTGCTGTTCTTTCTTTTagcttctttttatttgtttgttaaagCCTAATAGATTCACTTTGATAATTTAAAATCAGAATTCTAGAAGTTATGTGTTTTTAGGCAATAATTTTTATGAAAGAGGTGTATTTATATCAACTACAGTATTTTAAACATTGTGCTACACCAGTAATGGGATGGACGGTTTATAATCTTCACTTCAGTGTGTCCTTTTCTATTgcttttaaatttgtaaaatatatctgtatatatCATATAAACAATATCAGCGTAAGAGCTTTTGGTGCTTAGTATTGATGTCtaaattacttaattttacttcattatatttttcatcTCTAATATTATCCCACCATGATCAAGAAGAACAGTTTTTTCTATAATGTTCACAAgggaattttaaatttttattgaaattatattatctgattttttttagctgtatttgcatgagtgttatatatttttatagccATGTTTTCTCTAGTCTTTCTGTTTTCAATGTTCTTCAAAGGTGAGAAGGTGAGTGATACGCTACTGACCAGCATCCCTCCGTCCTCTCCAGTGCCTTCGAGCGACTCCACAGCATGCTGTCTGGGAGAGCGGCTGATGTCCGGCACTGCGTCCTGACGAGCCGCTGGCTGCCTGCAGCTCTGgcgctgctcctcctcctctcctccagcttCAGCAGCGCTCACAGCACCACGGTGGAGCACGACTTCCACATTGTTCACAATGTTGACAACAGAAGTAAGAcattagttttttaatttttttgtaacctgCAGAATATGCTGAAGTAGTTTAAAGAGATTTTAGAGGTGAAAAGTAAAGAAGACAGAGGCAGAACAATAGTAAAACATGTTATATGCACTATGTTTATGGTCTGTTTTTGGCTCTCAGAGCTGAGTTCAGTGTTAGTTGTCAAAAGGCTACAGGTAAACCTACAGGagtcacatttttgtttgtaaagaGAACCACTCAGCCCTTTAACTTGGCTCAAAGTAAGGAATACTCTCATCCACTAATTCGTGATGCACCATTTTATCATGCACTGTATTAAAGGTATTATTTTGGCACCATTTACTTCACCTAAACAGTGCGATTACTGCTTTATTTATTGGacttatttaaatttaaatgtgtacATCTATATATTTTCTTAAGTATTTCATTTAGATTGCAGAAGTTAAGGCTGGattgttttattactttacGCTTTTCTAAATACCCTTTAATGCTACTGTATTGTAATGCACTTTAAGTATTACAGTGACCTCAGATTAATTTTTTCATATACTCCTGAACTCATCAAATCAGTTTAGAAAATCATTGATGTTCACATAGACAACATTGCATTTAGACAAGAGTCtgtataaacaataaaaaagaaactaaagaCTAACAAAAGGGTCTGATTGTACTGATCAATCTTTTAGGTTTCTCatgaaaattataattatattttgtttgtggaGACACCCCAGGGGAATAGGGGAATATTTTTAACTAACAGATATCACCATGTTGATTACACCCAGGAaggcaattattttttatattacaagttttctgaaatatgaTGTTTATATATGCAAATTAGTCATGCACTGCTTTTCATGTTAATTAAAGCTGGTTCAAAGTTattgtttcactttgttgtcaTATTAGAGTCAAAGGTTTTCACGGAGGGATTTTtggatctttttctttttaacttttaaaaaatactgctaACAGCCATGGTAAATTgccatgttttaaatattataaaaatgaaactatGAATGATGAACAAATCCCTCTGACAAAAACCTTCAGAATATATACAGAAATGAAAACGGAAAGTTTGGTTGATGTAAATGCAACAAAATTGataatttttaatttggctCAGAATATGAGAAAATCGCCTTTTTAAGATATGAGTCTtctagacaaaaaaaaaaaaaaaccaacaagacTATGGGTAAAAGCTTAACTCATATAAACCACCTTCAAACTTTACCacttgattattttcattgagAGGATGattctttgttttctgcaaaTTGTATGCTTAAATGATCTAATGTACATTGCCAGAACAGaaattttaactaaaataaacattttaatgtatattttggacattttctttgcactaGTGTAAGAGATAACGTTATGAAACCCATAgccaaaaaattgaaaattggcaaatacatgaaaaaaaaaactgtgtccACCTGCTGTAATTTGagactaaaaacatttaaattagaattttctttttttctggctggTTTGATCATTTGATCATCACTGTATTACTGTATTAGTTTTTTCCAGCATTAAGAGACTCGGTGCTCACCCACCTTTTCCCAAAAGTGAATTATATATACTCCAAAAGAACTATTAATATTGTACACATACTTTGTTCCACCTGCAACTGATGCACTTGTGTGGTGTCCAGGTCCAGAAATAGATCCATTCTGGTACGTGGGGCGTGGAGTAAGACCCATCGGGCGCTTTGGGAAAAGGCACAGCAGCGTGGAAACTCTGGGCAGCGGCGGGATGCAGCCTGTTCTCAGGACTTTAGGGCTGCTGCTCAATAGCCTGAGAAACAAAGAGGACCTGGGGAAAGTGCTAGATGGAGAAGACAGGGATTGGTTACCGTGACAGCAAGTCCTCCTCCCCTCATCCACAAACTCAGTgtcgttttttttaatcttgattGAGGTTACTTACTGTTTTGCTCCCACCTGTAATTCTCTCTGTTGTCTGTCATGAGGCCTTCGTTGATAGGATCCGTGATCtgtacataaaaatgcattctATATTGATTAATAAACCAGGATGTTGTGATTATATGCATTCATCACCTTGCCTCCCTGATTTGCAGGTGCacaagaaacattttgttttaaaagacaaCACTTTTAAGTTTgcaaattttattcatttcataatacatttttgtctcaGAGTACTGTGGCACATAGAGaatctgtattttttgcttgttaATATTTTTCCCAACATGTCACATGGAATTGCAACAAACGATTGCACATAAAAGTGAATGGCCCGCCTGTGGAGCTGTGCACAGTGAACCTCATCGTAGTCATTCACATTGGATTTAAACAGGAACAAAAGTGAGATCTGTCTTTAGCTCTGAGTAAATCTCATCATTTTGAGTATCTGGAACACAGTTACAGCATTTATAAACTTCCTGTGTGAATCCAGCCTTATGACAATTAAACACAGTCTCTTGCACACAACACTGACAGATTGGTCAACTATGATTGGGCAATACACATATTATTCTATATCATATCCATCTtttcacacatatacatatattaataaATTCTGTGATGAgataatattcttttttttttacattagaaAAATACAGGACACTGATGATTGGACCCTTGTGGCTGTGCTTCTCATGGGAAATTTTACATCAATTTTGATAAAACCAGAAACATGCGTTTATACATCGACACCTCTGGAGAACAAGATCGACAAAAGTACAGGATTAATGTGCAAAACCCCGAGATGTGAAAGGCTGGGATGAAAAGGTCACTAACAGAAGGGGCAGAGCATTCATACAGAAGATCACACCTTTAGTTCAACAAGTCTGTTAGGAAACCAGCTCTGCTCCTGAGCTGTAGTCACAGCGAAAAACCTTGACAGCCGTACGCATGGCTAAACTGAGATTCTGACTAATGTGAGTGGTGACagagtaaagaaaaataacccaaaaataaaaggCATTATTCTCAAATCTAGTTTGTAAGGAGTACAAATACAGTATGAATCATACTAGCCACTCCGAAATGCCTGTTGCCAcccgtgtttttgaaacatttaccaTCGTCATTACTGGCAGAATATCAAATGGTAAATGCATGCATACactgaaagcactttgagtcaTCACACATGAGAGAGTCTGATAGGACTGACTGAGGAGGGCTCCTCTGAGGAGAGAATAAAGCCTTTAATTTGCAATAGTACGTGTTTCAGTGGTATTGCATAAAAACGTTAAgtaagtacaaaaataaattgcttGTAACAAAATCATGGTTTCATGGCATTTGTAATATAGGTCGTCAGACTTCATTATGTAAAAATCTTTACAGGATTTTCTGAATGCAACAGAAAAGTTCGGACATGACCCAGTGAAGTGGTAACATGAAAATACTCTTTTGTTCAAATAAAAGGCCACAGCATTTAAAAGTAAACGAAGAAaatgacagagaggaagaaaatgacTTTAGGTTGAAGAATACTGCATGAGGGCTGCCACACCAAACCCGAATGTCATACCAAGGGAGACTTCTGCTGAGCTGAGTTTGTCCGACATTCAGACATTACTCAAATCTTATTTCGACTCATTTCAA includes these proteins:
- the prlh2 gene encoding prolactin releasing hormone 2 translates to MLSGRAADVRHCVLTSRWLPAALALLLLLSSSFSSAHSTTVEHDFHIVHNVDNRSPEIDPFWYVGRGVRPIGRFGKRHSSVETLGSGGMQPVLRTLGLLLNSLRNKEDLGKVLDGEDRDWLP